The Providencia sp. PROV188 genome includes a region encoding these proteins:
- the bioB gene encoding biotin synthase BioB, with translation MPFFELLFQAQQVHRQHFDPQQVQVSTLLSIKTGACPEDCKYCAQSARYKTGLETERLMEVQQVVESAKKAKNAGSTRFCMGAAWRNPKERDMPYLEMMVKEVKALGMETCMTLGMIDDSQAGRLADAGLDYYNHNLDTSPEYYGNIITTRTYQDRLDTLDNVRNAGIKVCSGGILGLGEKVSDRAALLVQLANLPKPPESVPINMLMKVEGTPMADNEDVDPFDFIRTIAVARIMMPSSYVRLSAGREHMNEQTQALCFMAGANSVFYGCKLLTTPNPDENKDIALFKKLNINPERIEMEDGEDLQAAKLAETLLTADNPQFYNAAV, from the coding sequence ATGCCGTTTTTCGAATTACTATTTCAAGCACAGCAAGTACATCGCCAACATTTTGACCCGCAACAAGTGCAAGTGAGCACGTTGCTGTCTATCAAAACAGGGGCATGTCCTGAAGATTGTAAGTATTGCGCTCAGAGTGCGCGGTATAAAACAGGCTTAGAAACTGAGCGCTTGATGGAAGTCCAGCAAGTGGTTGAATCGGCGAAAAAAGCCAAAAATGCCGGTTCTACGCGTTTTTGTATGGGGGCTGCATGGCGTAACCCGAAAGAGCGTGATATGCCTTACCTTGAAATGATGGTCAAGGAAGTGAAAGCGTTAGGCATGGAAACGTGCATGACGCTGGGGATGATTGATGATTCGCAAGCGGGTCGCTTAGCGGACGCGGGCTTGGATTACTATAACCATAACCTTGATACCTCACCGGAATATTACGGCAATATTATCACCACGCGAACTTACCAAGATCGTTTAGATACGCTAGATAACGTGCGTAATGCGGGAATTAAAGTTTGCTCGGGTGGGATTTTGGGCTTAGGTGAAAAAGTCAGTGACCGTGCGGCATTACTCGTGCAGCTGGCTAACTTACCAAAACCACCAGAGAGCGTGCCTATCAATATGTTGATGAAGGTTGAAGGTACTCCAATGGCTGATAATGAAGATGTCGATCCATTTGATTTTATTCGTACCATTGCAGTGGCGCGGATCATGATGCCAAGCTCCTATGTGCGTTTATCCGCAGGTCGCGAACATATGAACGAGCAAACGCAGGCGCTGTGTTTTATGGCAGGTGCGAACTCTGTTTTCTATGGCTGCAAACTGTTAACCACGCCAAACCCTGATGAAAACAAAGATATTGCGCTGTTTAAGAAGCTGAATATCAACCCTGAACGTATCGAAATGGAAGACGGGGAAGATCTACAAGCAGCGAAACTGGCAGAAACACTGTTAACCGCTGACAATCCGCAATTCTATAATGCGGCAGTCTGA
- the bioF gene encoding 8-amino-7-oxononanoate synthase: protein MGWTSFIDSQLQKRKDASAWRERRCIEKSSGRELHFQGKSYLNFSSNDYLGLSQHPEIIRAWQQGAQEYGVGSGGSGHITGFTHAHHQAEQKLADWLGYPRAILFISGFAANHALITALMTAEDRILADKLSHASLLEGAMHSQAQLRRFSHNSVNSLKKLISKPHTAKTLVVTEGVFSMDGDSAPLDELQTLAHAHNAWLMVDDAHGLGIWGKQGRGSCDEYGIKPDILVATFGKAVGVSGAAVLCDERTADFLIQAARHLIYSTSMPPAQAVAISAAVGEIQQADEQRAQLQRNIHYFKRQLNLPDMHLVDSNTAIQPLIVGDNEKSLQLSQFLREKGIWVQAIRPPTVPPGSARLRMTLSAAHQQEDIDKLLEALNEFVFVS from the coding sequence ATGGGCTGGACATCGTTTATCGATAGCCAATTGCAGAAGCGTAAAGACGCTTCTGCATGGCGTGAGCGCAGATGTATTGAAAAAAGCTCTGGTCGGGAACTCCATTTTCAAGGCAAAAGCTACCTGAATTTTTCGTCGAATGATTATTTAGGGCTGAGCCAACATCCTGAAATTATCCGTGCTTGGCAGCAAGGTGCGCAAGAGTATGGAGTAGGAAGTGGCGGCTCTGGACATATCACGGGGTTCACTCACGCTCATCACCAAGCGGAGCAGAAGCTGGCGGATTGGCTAGGCTATCCACGTGCCATTTTGTTTATTTCTGGCTTTGCCGCTAACCATGCCTTGATCACCGCGTTAATGACGGCGGAAGACCGTATTCTGGCTGATAAACTCAGCCATGCTTCTTTGTTAGAAGGGGCGATGCATTCCCAAGCCCAGTTACGACGCTTTAGCCACAATAGTGTTAATTCCTTAAAAAAACTAATCAGCAAACCCCATACAGCGAAAACGTTAGTAGTGACGGAAGGGGTGTTCAGCATGGATGGGGACAGTGCACCACTTGATGAACTGCAAACACTGGCTCACGCTCACAATGCATGGTTGATGGTGGATGATGCTCATGGACTTGGGATCTGGGGCAAGCAAGGGCGTGGTAGTTGTGATGAATATGGTATTAAGCCCGATATTCTCGTGGCCACTTTTGGTAAAGCCGTTGGCGTTAGCGGGGCAGCGGTGTTGTGTGATGAACGCACTGCGGACTTTTTAATTCAAGCGGCTCGTCACCTTATTTACAGCACCTCAATGCCTCCAGCTCAAGCCGTTGCTATCTCGGCGGCGGTAGGAGAAATTCAACAAGCGGATGAACAGCGGGCTCAATTACAGCGCAATATTCACTATTTTAAGCGCCAGCTTAATTTACCGGATATGCATCTGGTGGATTCAAATACAGCTATCCAACCGTTAATTGTCGGGGATAACGAAAAGAGTTTGCAGTTATCACAATTTTTGCGCGAGAAAGGCATTTGGGTTCAAGCAATTAGACCACCAACGGTTCCTCCGGGGAGTGCCAGATTACGCATGACACTAAGTGCTGCCCACCAGCAAGAAGATATCGACAAATTATTGGAGGCACTCAATGAATTTGTCTTTGTATCATGA
- the bioC gene encoding malonyl-ACP O-methyltransferase BioC — protein MNLSLYHDETSLSRNTQEKAKIASAFGRAASRYDSLASYQQNSGKQLLSLLESHGVIETPMFSQQVLDAGCGTGFFSQIIKQTGAHVTALDLSAGMLDVARNKQSAHCYVCGDMDTLPFEDASFDWVFSNLAIQWCDDLSHALGELYRVTKPGGIIGFTTLAEHSLGELSAAWKALDDSPHVNRFLPYSNIVKSCQGWRSQLYQQADTLYFSNLIELLNSVKGIGATHLTAGRQAGLMTRQRLQQLSSVYPSTEKGLPLTYQTVFGIIYRD, from the coding sequence ATGAATTTGTCTTTGTATCATGATGAGACGAGTTTATCGCGAAATACGCAAGAAAAAGCCAAGATAGCGTCGGCATTTGGGCGTGCAGCCTCTCGCTATGATTCTCTGGCTAGCTATCAACAAAATAGCGGTAAGCAGCTGCTTAGCTTATTAGAAAGCCACGGGGTAATAGAGACGCCTATGTTTTCTCAACAGGTATTAGATGCAGGTTGTGGAACAGGGTTTTTTAGCCAAATTATCAAACAGACGGGAGCGCATGTGACGGCGCTTGACCTCTCTGCGGGCATGCTAGATGTCGCGCGAAACAAGCAATCGGCGCACTGTTATGTGTGTGGGGATATGGATACGCTTCCTTTTGAGGATGCCAGTTTTGATTGGGTATTTTCGAATTTGGCCATTCAGTGGTGCGATGATTTATCTCATGCTCTGGGTGAGTTATACCGCGTGACAAAGCCAGGAGGAATTATCGGTTTTACCACCTTAGCGGAGCACTCCCTTGGCGAGCTTTCGGCGGCTTGGAAAGCGTTGGATGATTCCCCTCATGTAAACCGTTTTTTACCCTACTCAAACATTGTTAAGAGCTGTCAGGGCTGGCGTAGCCAACTTTATCAACAAGCGGACACTCTCTATTTTTCGAACCTCATTGAATTACTTAATTCAGTGAAGGGAATCGGTGCAACTCACTTAACTGCGGGTCGCCAAGCGGGGCTGATGACTCGTCAGCGTTTGCAGCAACTCAGCTCAGTATATCCAAGTACTGAGAAAGGGCTGCCATTAACCTATCAAACTGTATTTGGAATTATTTATCGTGACTAA
- the bioD gene encoding dethiobiotin synthase, whose translation MTKTYFVTGTDTEIGKTMSSCALLQAANLQGLKTVGYKPVASGSEMTAQGLRNSDALQLQANSRVVVPYEQINPIIFEAPTSPHIVSEKTGQSIEFSVMTQGLKQLQAQAEWVLVEGAGGWYTPLSAEQTYADWVVEQRLPVILVVGVKLGCINHAVLTAQAVKASGLSLVGWIANEVEPAGTYQQEYLTALKRMIDAPCLGIIPHIKSQSTDSLGQYLNLSYL comes from the coding sequence GTGACTAAAACGTATTTTGTAACCGGAACGGATACCGAAATTGGCAAAACCATGTCGAGCTGTGCATTGTTACAAGCAGCTAATCTGCAAGGGCTAAAAACCGTAGGATATAAGCCAGTAGCTTCTGGTAGCGAAATGACCGCACAAGGTTTGCGTAATAGCGATGCACTACAGCTTCAAGCGAATAGCCGCGTCGTAGTACCTTATGAGCAAATTAATCCCATCATTTTTGAAGCGCCGACGTCACCTCACATTGTCAGTGAAAAAACTGGGCAGTCCATTGAGTTTTCCGTGATGACTCAAGGACTAAAACAGCTACAAGCACAGGCGGAATGGGTGTTAGTGGAAGGAGCTGGCGGTTGGTATACCCCATTATCTGCCGAACAAACCTACGCAGATTGGGTGGTTGAACAGCGGTTACCCGTGATTTTAGTGGTAGGTGTGAAGCTTGGGTGTATTAACCATGCGGTATTAACTGCGCAAGCCGTGAAAGCCTCAGGGTTATCGTTAGTTGGTTGGATTGCGAATGAAGTGGAACCCGCGGGCACTTATCAACAAGAATATCTCACTGCACTGAAACGGATGATCGATGCGCCATGCTTAGGGATCATCCCGCATATCAAAAGCCAATCTACCGATTCTTTAGGGCAATATTTAAACCTTTCCTATCTTTAA
- the uvrB gene encoding excinuclease ABC subunit UvrB, producing the protein MSKDFKLYSDFQPGGDQPEAIRKLREGLEDGLAHQTLLGVTGSGKTFTIANVIAQENRPTMLMAHNKTLAAQLYSEMKAFFPENAVEYFVSYYDYYQPEAYVPSSDTFIEKDASVNEHIEQMRLSATKALLERRDVIVVASVSAIYGLGDPDSYLKMMLHLTDGMIIDQRSILRRLADLQYTRNDQAFTRGTFRVRGEVIDIFPAESDEYALRVELFDDEVERLSLFDPLTGAIQHRVPRFTVYPKTHYVTPRERILEAMENIKVELADRRKVLLENHKLLEEQRITQRTQFDLEMMNELGYCSGIENYSRYLSGRAPGEPPPTLFDYLPADGLLVVDESHVTIPQIGAMYKGDRSRKETLVEYGFRLPSALDNRPMRFEEFEALAPQTIYVSATPGNYELDKSGQEVIEQVVRPTGLLDPLIEVRPVATQVDDLLSEIRIRVQKQERVLVTTLTKRMAEDLTEYLEEHGERVRYLHSDIDTVERVEIIRDLRLGEFDVLVGINLLREGLDMPEVSLVAILDADKEGFLRSERSLIQTIGRAARNLNGKAILYGDRITNSMEKAIAETERRRAKQMAFNEAHGITPKGLNKKVGDILQIGHKVGGKGKGRGKEIIKDESLLNVQSMSTKELEQRISQLEAQMYKHAQDLEFEAAARVRDELQTLRNQFIANS; encoded by the coding sequence ATGAGCAAGGATTTTAAACTGTATTCTGATTTTCAGCCGGGAGGCGATCAGCCTGAGGCGATTCGTAAATTAAGAGAAGGATTAGAAGATGGTCTTGCTCATCAAACCTTGCTAGGGGTTACTGGATCAGGGAAAACGTTTACAATTGCGAACGTTATCGCGCAAGAAAATCGACCAACGATGTTGATGGCGCATAACAAAACCTTGGCGGCACAACTCTACAGTGAAATGAAAGCCTTCTTTCCTGAGAACGCAGTAGAGTATTTCGTTTCTTACTATGATTATTATCAACCTGAGGCGTATGTCCCCAGCTCAGATACCTTTATTGAGAAAGATGCCTCGGTAAACGAACATATTGAGCAGATGCGTTTGTCTGCAACCAAAGCTTTACTTGAGCGTCGTGATGTCATTGTTGTGGCATCGGTCTCTGCAATTTATGGGTTGGGTGATCCTGACAGTTATTTGAAAATGATGCTGCACTTGACTGATGGCATGATCATTGATCAGCGCTCTATTTTGCGCCGCCTTGCAGATTTGCAGTATACCCGTAATGACCAAGCATTCACGCGAGGAACATTCCGCGTTCGTGGCGAAGTAATCGATATTTTCCCAGCAGAATCCGATGAGTATGCATTAAGAGTTGAACTCTTTGATGATGAAGTGGAGCGATTATCGTTGTTTGACCCGTTAACTGGGGCTATTCAACATCGAGTACCACGCTTTACCGTTTACCCTAAAACTCACTATGTGACGCCAAGAGAACGGATCCTTGAGGCGATGGAAAATATCAAAGTCGAGTTAGCGGATAGGCGCAAAGTGCTGCTAGAGAATCATAAGCTCCTGGAAGAGCAGCGGATCACTCAGCGCACCCAATTTGACTTGGAAATGATGAATGAGCTGGGATACTGCTCAGGTATTGAAAACTATTCACGTTATCTCTCAGGGCGTGCACCGGGCGAGCCACCGCCAACATTATTTGATTATTTACCTGCTGATGGCTTGCTGGTTGTGGATGAGTCTCACGTCACTATCCCACAAATTGGGGCGATGTATAAAGGTGACCGTTCTCGTAAAGAGACTCTTGTAGAGTATGGTTTCCGACTGCCTTCTGCCCTCGATAACCGCCCAATGCGTTTTGAAGAATTTGAAGCTTTAGCGCCTCAAACTATCTATGTGTCAGCGACACCGGGTAATTATGAGCTGGATAAGTCGGGGCAGGAAGTGATTGAGCAGGTAGTTAGGCCGACAGGGCTGCTTGATCCGCTGATTGAAGTGCGTCCGGTGGCAACGCAGGTGGATGACTTACTTTCTGAAATTCGTATTCGCGTTCAGAAACAGGAGCGCGTGCTGGTCACCACACTAACCAAACGCATGGCGGAAGACCTCACCGAATATTTAGAAGAGCATGGGGAGCGAGTTCGCTATCTACACTCAGATATCGACACAGTGGAACGTGTTGAAATTATCCGTGATTTACGTCTTGGTGAGTTTGATGTACTGGTTGGGATCAACTTATTGCGAGAAGGTTTGGATATGCCAGAAGTTTCGTTGGTGGCTATCCTTGATGCTGATAAAGAAGGTTTCTTACGTTCAGAACGTTCACTGATCCAAACCATCGGTCGTGCAGCGCGTAACTTGAACGGTAAAGCCATTTTGTATGGGGATAGAATCACTAACTCCATGGAAAAAGCGATTGCTGAGACAGAGCGACGCCGTGCCAAACAGATGGCGTTTAACGAAGCCCATGGTATCACGCCTAAAGGCTTGAACAAGAAAGTGGGGGACATCCTCCAGATTGGTCACAAAGTGGGTGGTAAAGGGAAAGGGCGCGGTAAAGAGATCATCAAAGATGAATCTCTGCTTAATGTTCAGTCCATGTCAACGAAAGAGCTGGAGCAGCGTATTTCTCAACTGGAAGCGCAGATGTATAAACATGCTCAAGATCTGGAATTTGAAGCTGCTGCGCGGGTTCGCGATGAGTTACAAACACTACGAAACCAATTTATCGCCAATTCGTAA
- a CDS encoding Rpn family recombination-promoting nuclease/putative transposase yields the protein MATQSIVAPHDSTFKGFMSKVDNARDFFEVHLPNRIKHLCNFDTLKLASASFVDKTLRSRFSDMLYSVQTLMGKGYFYFLVEHQSSPDKLMGWRMMHYAFCAMNQHLQQGHKTLPLVVPILFYHGNQSPYPYSQSWTDCFEWSDLAHDLYCNPLPLVDVTVASDDELVNHRKVAALELVLKHSSLKDDLMVLSKRLAQVIHENENHRDDVILIINYLFSVMDTPTYKKIVKTLIEKTEGYQETVMTIADRLRNEGREEARQEEQEKAKQRTYAQVLTSLSLGLNIDVISQITGLSPTEIEAMY from the coding sequence ATGGCGACCCAATCAATTGTAGCTCCTCATGATTCAACCTTTAAAGGCTTTATGAGCAAAGTGGATAATGCGCGGGATTTTTTTGAAGTCCATCTTCCTAATCGCATTAAGCACCTTTGCAATTTTGATACCTTGAAGTTAGCCAGCGCTTCATTTGTGGATAAAACATTGCGTTCTCGTTTTTCGGACATGCTCTACTCCGTGCAAACACTTATGGGTAAAGGGTATTTTTACTTTTTAGTTGAGCACCAATCTTCCCCTGATAAGCTGATGGGGTGGCGGATGATGCATTATGCATTTTGCGCGATGAATCAACACTTACAACAAGGACATAAAACCTTGCCGCTGGTGGTTCCCATCTTGTTTTATCATGGAAATCAATCCCCTTATCCTTATTCCCAATCATGGACAGATTGCTTTGAGTGGTCTGATTTAGCGCATGATTTGTATTGTAATCCACTGCCGTTAGTGGATGTAACAGTGGCAAGTGATGATGAACTTGTGAATCACCGAAAAGTTGCGGCGTTGGAGTTAGTTCTCAAACACTCATCCCTGAAAGATGACCTTATGGTGCTGTCAAAACGCTTAGCGCAGGTGATCCATGAGAACGAAAACCATCGCGACGACGTTATTTTAATCATCAACTATCTGTTTAGTGTGATGGATACGCCGACATACAAGAAGATAGTCAAAACATTAATAGAGAAAACAGAAGGATATCAGGAGACCGTTATGACAATTGCTGATCGATTAAGAAATGAAGGGCGAGAAGAAGCTCGACAAGAAGAGCAGGAGAAGGCCAAACAACGCACTTATGCCCAAGTTTTGACCAGCTTAAGTTTAGGTTTAAACATTGATGTTATTAGTCAAATTACAGGTTTATCCCCGACAGAAATCGAAGCAATGTATTAA
- the pgtP gene encoding phosphoglycerate transporter PgtP — translation MLSFLTPATAKKQIAPEKVPAAYKRYRVQALLSVFLGYLAYYIVRNNFTLSTPYLKENLDLSTTQIGLLTSCMLIAYGISKGVMSSLADKASPKAFMAFGLILCAIVNFGMGFSNAFWLFVGFVVLNGMFQGMGVGPSFITIANWFPRRERGRIGAFWNISHNVGGGIVAPIVGAAFAVLGTEHWQSASYMVPACIAILFAGIVLVLGKGSPKQEGLPALDQMMPEEKVILTSAQKEQSPENMSAFQIFCTYVLKNKNAWYISFVDVFVYMVRFGVISWLPIYLLTEKNFSKDQMSVAFLFFEWAAIPSTLLAGWLTDKLFKGRRMPLAIVCMTLIFFCLIGYWQSQSLAVVTFFAAVVGCLIYVPQFLASVQTMEIVPSFAVGSAVGLRGFMSYILGATLGTSLFGFVVDRMGWHAGFYLLLGGIVCCIIFCVLSHLGALELERNRQSVIAKGQLANA, via the coding sequence ATGCTGTCATTTTTAACGCCAGCCACGGCAAAAAAACAAATTGCACCAGAAAAAGTTCCTGCCGCCTATAAACGCTATCGCGTTCAAGCACTACTCAGCGTGTTCTTAGGTTATTTGGCTTACTATATTGTCCGTAACAACTTCACGCTCTCTACCCCGTATTTGAAAGAAAACTTAGATTTAAGTACCACCCAAATTGGTCTACTAACTAGCTGTATGCTGATTGCTTACGGGATCAGTAAAGGCGTGATGAGTAGCCTTGCCGATAAAGCCAGCCCAAAAGCATTTATGGCATTTGGTTTGATCCTGTGCGCCATTGTCAACTTCGGAATGGGGTTTAGTAACGCATTCTGGTTATTCGTTGGTTTTGTAGTGCTTAATGGTATGTTCCAAGGCATGGGTGTGGGTCCGTCATTTATCACCATTGCAAACTGGTTCCCGCGTCGTGAACGTGGCCGTATCGGTGCATTCTGGAATATTTCTCATAACGTGGGTGGTGGTATTGTTGCCCCAATCGTCGGTGCTGCTTTCGCCGTATTAGGCACTGAGCACTGGCAAAGTGCGAGCTACATGGTTCCCGCTTGTATTGCGATTTTATTTGCAGGAATTGTGTTGGTATTAGGCAAAGGTTCCCCAAAACAAGAGGGTTTACCTGCGCTTGACCAAATGATGCCAGAAGAAAAAGTGATCCTGACTTCAGCGCAAAAAGAACAATCACCGGAGAATATGAGCGCCTTCCAAATTTTCTGTACCTATGTACTGAAAAACAAAAATGCGTGGTATATCTCTTTCGTTGACGTCTTTGTGTATATGGTACGTTTCGGCGTGATCAGCTGGCTACCAATCTACCTGCTGACAGAGAAAAACTTCTCTAAAGATCAGATGAGCGTTGCATTTTTATTCTTCGAATGGGCAGCGATTCCATCCACTTTATTAGCTGGTTGGTTAACGGACAAACTATTTAAAGGTCGTAGAATGCCGTTAGCTATTGTTTGTATGACACTGATTTTCTTCTGCCTCATCGGTTACTGGCAGAGCCAATCATTAGCTGTCGTCACCTTCTTTGCAGCAGTAGTTGGTTGCTTAATCTATGTGCCTCAGTTCTTAGCATCAGTACAAACAATGGAAATCGTGCCAAGCTTCGCAGTTGGTTCAGCCGTCGGCCTACGTGGTTTTATGAGCTATATCCTTGGCGCAACATTAGGTACTAGCTTATTTGGTTTCGTGGTTGACCGTATGGGTTGGCATGCAGGTTTCTATCTGCTCTTAGGGGGGATTGTTTGCTGCATTATCTTCTGTGTGCTGTCCCACTTAGGCGCATTGGAACTTGAGCGTAACCGTCAATCGGTAATAGCAAAAGGTCAGTTAGCTAACGCTTAA
- a CDS encoding ABC transporter substrate-binding protein has translation MRLCFFIILLNSVGISHAKNDELVIATTFSPEATQAIVTNWNAREDAIPIRTINRTSASLERLLDTDALENVDLILTSSPMLMHHLQQHNRLSALPDIPEYSQRLIPESLKGSVAAVAFSGYGILTNRKWMEQNKLPIPKTWDDLTNSQYQGSLLISGPSRSDTYHLMIESLLQQRGWEDGWRILLGMSGNLATVSSRSFGVADKIKVGLGGAAPIIDNYANVLLADPELEFHYLPDSATSPTFIAITRHSLAPENARKLIDFLLSEQGQKVFADSSTGKYPVTPLEDDNPRKAQQSQLLDSPKPLDVQLVLQRQRLVQQLFDAAITFRLTESKDAWRAVYMAEAKLKHSLPEVRALLTAMPVSAKESEDPAYYSRFEDNRKAEEEYMRWQHFFQEQQRQAISVLEAIK, from the coding sequence ATGCGGCTCTGTTTTTTTATTATCTTGCTAAACAGCGTGGGAATTAGCCATGCGAAAAATGATGAGTTGGTGATAGCGACAACATTCTCACCCGAAGCGACACAAGCGATAGTCACGAATTGGAATGCGCGAGAGGATGCAATACCCATCCGCACGATTAATCGAACCAGTGCCTCATTAGAGCGCTTGTTAGATACCGATGCTTTGGAAAATGTCGATTTAATTCTGACCTCCTCGCCGATGCTGATGCACCATTTGCAGCAGCATAATCGGTTGAGTGCATTGCCGGATATTCCTGAGTATTCCCAGCGCTTAATTCCTGAATCTTTAAAAGGTTCCGTTGCTGCGGTGGCATTTTCTGGATATGGCATTTTGACCAACCGAAAGTGGATGGAGCAAAACAAATTACCTATTCCTAAGACATGGGATGACCTGACAAATAGCCAATATCAAGGCTCGTTACTGATAAGCGGTCCATCTCGTTCTGATACCTATCATTTAATGATTGAGTCGTTATTACAGCAGCGGGGATGGGAAGATGGATGGCGCATTTTACTGGGAATGTCGGGGAATTTAGCCACTGTATCATCACGCAGTTTTGGGGTAGCCGATAAAATCAAAGTGGGGCTAGGTGGGGCAGCACCGATTATTGATAACTACGCGAATGTGCTATTAGCTGACCCTGAACTCGAGTTTCACTATCTGCCTGATTCAGCCACATCGCCGACGTTTATTGCGATCACTCGCCATAGTTTAGCGCCAGAGAATGCGCGAAAGCTGATTGATTTTTTACTCAGTGAACAAGGGCAAAAAGTGTTTGCAGACAGCAGCACAGGGAAATACCCAGTTACTCCTCTTGAGGATGACAACCCTCGAAAAGCGCAGCAAAGCCAGCTATTAGATTCGCCTAAACCGCTGGATGTCCAGTTGGTATTACAGCGCCAGCGATTAGTTCAACAACTGTTTGATGCGGCGATCACGTTTCGTTTAACGGAATCGAAAGATGCTTGGCGTGCGGTGTATATGGCGGAAGCTAAGCTAAAGCACTCTTTACCAGAGGTTCGAGCGCTACTGACGGCGATGCCAGTCAGTGCGAAAGAAAGTGAAGATCCTGCTTATTATTCGCGTTTTGAAGATAATCGCAAAGCGGAAGAGGAATATATGCGCTGGCAGCATTTCTTTCAGGAACAGCAACGTCAAGCCATCAGTGTATTGGAAGCGATTAAATGA